One part of the Ziziphus jujuba cultivar Dongzao chromosome 2, ASM3175591v1 genome encodes these proteins:
- the LOC107419691 gene encoding putative disease resistance RPP13-like protein 1 isoform X3: MDPATVGAHFLSEFLEVSFAKIAKPAFLGCLGIAKLKAEDFTKMKMMFSSANLVLNDAEQQQITNPIARKWLDDLQEVIYDIRDLMDRIEAAKIYGNVGLNEEITEILIKLENIANQKNHLGLKSGVQNTILPRPQTTSLVEDSGVYGRDADKETIMELLLSNEMNGKKIFVGMSGIGKTALAQLIYSEIDNKVMEKPFDFKAWVCVTNEFSIFKITKTIAKRVITSLKFEDDDDLDFIQV; this comes from the exons ATGGATCCAGCAACGGTGGGTGCACATTTCCTTTCGGAATTCCTTGAGGTCTCTTTTGCTAAGATAGCTAAACCGGCTTTC cttGGCTGCCTCGGAATAGCCAAGCTTAAAGCTGAGGACTTCacaaagatgaagatgatgttcTCGTCAGCTAATCTAGTTCTCAATGATGCTGAGCAGCAGCAAATCACAAACCCAATTGCCAGGAAGTGGCTTGATGACCTCCAAGAAGTGATCTATGATATACGGGACTTGATGGATAGGATCGAAGCAGCTAAAATTTATGGCAACGTCGGACTTAATGAG GAGATAACGGAGATCctcatcaaattagaaaatattgccAATCAAAAGAATCATCTTGGTTTGAAATCTGGTGTTCAAAACACAATTTTACCAAGACCACAAACAACTTCTTTAGTAGAAGATTCTGGTGTTTATGGCAGGGATGCGGACAAAGAAACCATCATGGAGTTGTTGCTATCAAATGAAATGAATGGGAAAAAGATATTTGTAGGTATGAGTGGGATCGGGAAGACAGCTCTTGCTCAGCTTATTTACAGTGAAATTGATAACAAGGTCATGGAGAAACCTTTTGATTTCAAAGCATGGGTTTGTGTCACAAATGAATTTAGcattttcaaaataacaaaGACAATTGCTAAAAGAGTCATTACTTCCCTTAAATTTGAGGATGACGACGACTTGGATTTTATTCAAGTTTAA
- the LOC107419691 gene encoding putative disease resistance RPP13-like protein 1 isoform X1 — MKPFSHGEYGSKIIVTTQSEKVASMVHDLPPYHLTTLSSDACWNLFKKVAFNNSNPIVPSELEEIGREIVEKCNGQPLAVKSLCSLLRHQSNSKDWESIRDSDIWELSQKNCNILHALWLSYQYLPSHLKQCFAYCSIFPKGFQFAKEDLIKLWMAEDLLHPQKSKRTEEVGEEFVHDLLSRSLFKKSIKLDKSVCLTMHDLVNDLATFIVGDLCLRSYCSSLNKASNNKIRYWSHLKGENDNCEKFEGLVEAKHLRTLLLTSTRHFTAKLELANLLPLLTCLRVLSLYNTSITELPDSIVDLKLLRYLNLSGTRIKKILNGVCTLYNLQTLLLRNCSELFLLPPETVNLTNLRHLDIECTSIKEMPKEMGTLKDLQTLSTFVLGKDNTVEELKNLQDLGGSLHILQLENVVKVEEVTAARLKDMKYLTELEFEWSLKSDGGSRNQNPQEVLAGLQPHTNIKVVKIKTWRGKKFPNWVGDHSFSGLEHIELLGCMNCDSLPPLGQLPFLKQLVICQFTEFLKIGDELYGGSAEDTPFRCLELLQISQMPKCKEWSLSGGHFKGSFPKLKEIVLKASPDLTAESAYLRLWKPLKLVDATK; from the coding sequence ATGAAGCCTTTTAGCCATGGGGAATATGGAAGTAAAATCATTGTGACGACACAAAGTGAAAAAGTTGCTTCTATGGTACATGATCTTCCACCTTATCACTTAACAACTCTGTCGAGTGATGCTTGttggaatttatttaaaaaagttgCCTTCAACAATTCAAATCCAATTGTCCCTTCAGAATTAGAAGAAATTGGCAGAGAAATCGTTGAGAAGTGTAATGGTCAGCCTTTGGCAGTAAAGTCGCTTTGTAGTCTCTTACGCCATCAATCAAATTCAAAAGATTGGGAGAGCATACGAGACAGTGACATATGGGAGCTTTCCCAAAAAAATTGCAACATTCTCCATGCTCTTTGGTTGAGCTATCAATATTTACCTTCACATCTTAAGCAATGTTTTGCTTACTGCTCAATATTTCCAAAAGGTTTTCAATTTGCTAAAGAAGATTTAATCAAGCTTTGGATGGCAGAAGACCTTTTGCATCCCCAGAAATCAAAGAGGACAGAGGAAGTTGGAGAAGAGTTTGTTCATGACCTATTGTCAagatcattatttaaaaaatcaataaaactgGATAAATCAGTTTGTCTTACAATGCATGATCTTGTAAATGATTTAGCTACTTTTATAGTTGGAGACCTTTGTTTAAGGTCATATTGCAGCAGCTTAAATAAGGCTTCGAACAACAAAATCCGTTATTGGTCACATCTTAAAGGAGAAAATGACAATTGCGAGAAGTTTGAGGGTTTGGTTGAAGCTAAGCATTTACGAACTCTACTCTTAACATCAACACGTCATTTCACGGCAAAATTGGAATTGGCAAATCTGTTGCCATTGTTAACATGCCTGAGAGTGTTGTCTTTATATAACACTTCTATCACGGAGCTGCCTGATTCAATTGTGGATTTGAAGCTTCTAAGGTACTTGAATTTATCTGGAACTAGAATCAAAAAGATCCTTAATGGGGTTTGTACTCTGTACAATTTGCAGACTCTACTTTTGCGAAATTGTTCAGAGCTTTTTTTGTTGCCACCTGAGACGGTTAATTTAACAAACTTGCGGCATCTGGACATTGAATGCACAAGTATAAAAGAGATGCCAAAAGAAATGGGTACTTTGAAAGATTTGCAAACATTATCTACTTTTGTTCTGGGCAAAGATAATACCGTTGAGGAGTTGAAAAATCTTCAAGATTTGGGTGGAAGTCTTCATATTTTGCAGCTTGAGAATGTGGTGAAAGTAGAAGAAGTCACAGCAGCCAGGTTAAAGGATATGAAGTACCTTACTGAGTTGGAATTTGAATGGAGCTTGAAGTCTGATGGCGGCTCCCGAAACCAAAACCCTCAAGAGGTACTTGCTGGGCTTCAACCTCACACAAACATCAAGGTAGTCAAGATTAAGACGTGGAGAGgtaaaaaatttccaaattggGTGGGAGATCATTCATTTTCTGGTTTAGAACACATAGAGCTATTGGGATGTATGAATTGTGACTCATTGCCGCCACTTGGGCAGCTTCCATTCCTCAAACAACTTGTTATTTGTCAATTTACAGAATTCTTGAAAATAGGTGATGAGCTATACGGTGGTTCTGCAGAGGATACGCCGTTTAGATGCTTGGAACTCCTACAAATTTCTCAAATGCCGAAGTGCAAGGAGTGGTCACTTAGTGGAGGACATTTCAAAGGTTCATTCCCTAAGCTTAAGGAAATTGTATTGAAAGCTAGTCCAGACTTAACTGCAGAATCTGCTTACCTAAGACTATGGAAACCATTGAAATTAGTGGATGCCACAAAATAG
- the LOC107419691 gene encoding putative disease resistance RPP13-like protein 1 isoform X2, with protein sequence MKPFSHGEYGSKIIVTTQSEKVASMVHDLPPYHLTTLSSDACWNLFKKVAFNNSNPIVPSELEEIGREIVEKCNGQPLAVKSLCSLLRHQSNSKDWESIRDSDIWELSQKNCNILHALWLSYQYLPSHLKQCFAYCSIFPKGFQFAKEDLIKLWMAEDLLHPQKSKRTEEVGEEFVHDLLSRSLFKKSIKLDKSVCLTMHDLVNDLATFIVGDLCLRSYCSSLNKASNNKIRYWSHLKGENDNCEKFEGLVEAKHLRTLLLTSTRHFTAKLELANLLPLLTCLRVLSLYNTSITELPDSIVDLKLLRYLNLSGTRIKKILNGVCTLYNLQTLLLRNCSELFLLPPETVNLTNLRHLDIECTSIKEMPKEMGTLKDLQTLSTFVLGKDNTVEELKNLQDLGGSLHILQLENVVKVEEVTAARLKDMKYLTELEFEWSLKSDGGSRNQNPQEVLAGLQPHTNIKVVKIKTWREFLKIGDELYGGSAEDTPFRCLELLQISQMPKCKEWSLSGGHFKGSFPKLKEIVLKASPDLTAESAYLRLWKPLKLVDATK encoded by the exons ATGAAGCCTTTTAGCCATGGGGAATATGGAAGTAAAATCATTGTGACGACACAAAGTGAAAAAGTTGCTTCTATGGTACATGATCTTCCACCTTATCACTTAACAACTCTGTCGAGTGATGCTTGttggaatttatttaaaaaagttgCCTTCAACAATTCAAATCCAATTGTCCCTTCAGAATTAGAAGAAATTGGCAGAGAAATCGTTGAGAAGTGTAATGGTCAGCCTTTGGCAGTAAAGTCGCTTTGTAGTCTCTTACGCCATCAATCAAATTCAAAAGATTGGGAGAGCATACGAGACAGTGACATATGGGAGCTTTCCCAAAAAAATTGCAACATTCTCCATGCTCTTTGGTTGAGCTATCAATATTTACCTTCACATCTTAAGCAATGTTTTGCTTACTGCTCAATATTTCCAAAAGGTTTTCAATTTGCTAAAGAAGATTTAATCAAGCTTTGGATGGCAGAAGACCTTTTGCATCCCCAGAAATCAAAGAGGACAGAGGAAGTTGGAGAAGAGTTTGTTCATGACCTATTGTCAagatcattatttaaaaaatcaataaaactgGATAAATCAGTTTGTCTTACAATGCATGATCTTGTAAATGATTTAGCTACTTTTATAGTTGGAGACCTTTGTTTAAGGTCATATTGCAGCAGCTTAAATAAGGCTTCGAACAACAAAATCCGTTATTGGTCACATCTTAAAGGAGAAAATGACAATTGCGAGAAGTTTGAGGGTTTGGTTGAAGCTAAGCATTTACGAACTCTACTCTTAACATCAACACGTCATTTCACGGCAAAATTGGAATTGGCAAATCTGTTGCCATTGTTAACATGCCTGAGAGTGTTGTCTTTATATAACACTTCTATCACGGAGCTGCCTGATTCAATTGTGGATTTGAAGCTTCTAAGGTACTTGAATTTATCTGGAACTAGAATCAAAAAGATCCTTAATGGGGTTTGTACTCTGTACAATTTGCAGACTCTACTTTTGCGAAATTGTTCAGAGCTTTTTTTGTTGCCACCTGAGACGGTTAATTTAACAAACTTGCGGCATCTGGACATTGAATGCACAAGTATAAAAGAGATGCCAAAAGAAATGGGTACTTTGAAAGATTTGCAAACATTATCTACTTTTGTTCTGGGCAAAGATAATACCGTTGAGGAGTTGAAAAATCTTCAAGATTTGGGTGGAAGTCTTCATATTTTGCAGCTTGAGAATGTGGTGAAAGTAGAAGAAGTCACAGCAGCCAGGTTAAAGGATATGAAGTACCTTACTGAGTTGGAATTTGAATGGAGCTTGAAGTCTGATGGCGGCTCCCGAAACCAAAACCCTCAAGAGGTACTTGCTGGGCTTCAACCTCACACAAACATCAAGGTAGTCAAGATTAAGACGTGGAGAG AATTCTTGAAAATAGGTGATGAGCTATACGGTGGTTCTGCAGAGGATACGCCGTTTAGATGCTTGGAACTCCTACAAATTTCTCAAATGCCGAAGTGCAAGGAGTGGTCACTTAGTGGAGGACATTTCAAAGGTTCATTCCCTAAGCTTAAGGAAATTGTATTGAAAGCTAGTCCAGACTTAACTGCAGAATCTGCTTACCTAAGACTATGGAAACCATTGAAATTAGTGGATGCCACAAAATAG